The genome window ACTATTAGCAGAACGAAAATTACTAATGCAAATGAACATATGCCAACTATGAACAGATGGTTCcttaaaaagaattaaacatCTAGAGAACAAAGATAAAGTAGGAGTACATGTATCTTCAGCAAGTGAAACAAATCAAAGCCCTAAACAACATCGACACATATCTATAAATTACCATACTAAACATGTGAAAACCAATAGCTTCCAAACACCAGACGCAGCAAAATACAAAGATTATTTGGTATTACCTAGTTAAGTAATATCTCTATATAAACACAACAATCAGCACAACGTAACTACATCTACATGCCAACTGTTTAACACTGAAAATTACTGATTTGATTCCCAGCAAAAGTTTTAGGCTGTTTCCTTTCTGTTCATTGTCTTCACTACCCCATCAGCAAGGAAATTTGGGAGACTAATAATCTGGTATGGACGCAAAGGTGTACCCTGGTGCTCCTCTCCATGAATAGTAAGCAACTCGAGTCTCATAAAAACCTGCATTCATGTCAAAACCATGTAAATGTTTGAACAAAATGGAACACAGTTCTAGAGGGGTCTTCTCAAAACCATAGCAAGAAGCAGATTTTTCCACTGATGCAAACTGCACAAAATTGAGATGCAAAGAGTGACCAGTTTATTTTCTACAATAATAGTTGAGGCTTAAAAGGGCAGGACCAGTTGTCTTTTAACTTTTAAGTAATCAATGAACCTACCAATTCCCTATTTCTCCATAAATATCACAAGCAACGAATGTAAATATAATTGTCTACTATCAGTAACGATTACATAACAACAATGTGTTGCGCCTCATTCtatataattttttctaatCTTGTCTATAGCAATCAACTTCTCTCTAAATAAATGCACCAGATACAACTGAGAAAAATAACTACACCATAACAGATTTCTTTTGAAGCTAAAGACGGTGACAGTGAataatgtagaaataaattgaaGAACGAAAAAACTTCATTCAtaaagaggaaataaatgcaTGTTAATGTAACTATGAAACGTTAAAGCAGTTTACATTAACATACCAGGAAGGAAGGCAAGGAATCCCAGGAACAACAGACCATATGCTTGAGAACTATCACCCTCCATGTGACCTGTGAATATGAAGTATGAAAGGAAGAGAAGTGAAGttcctaggaggaggaggaacaatGCGAGGGCAATTGACTTCCACGGGATCTTCCTGTAGGATTTTGGAGTGTAAGTGAACCGAAGATCA of Phragmites australis chromosome 3, lpPhrAust1.1, whole genome shotgun sequence contains these proteins:
- the LOC133912732 gene encoding uncharacterized protein LOC133912732; the protein is MATRRNVRYSSLPTEDRDDNNLNEGDVDLRFTYTPKSYRKIPWKSIALALFLLLLGTSLLFLSYFIFTGHMEGDSSQAYGLLFLGFLAFLPGFYETRVAYYSWRGAPGYTFASIPDY